The genomic stretch gctgaaatctgccggggaaattccctcccggagggggaaatcgtcgccatcgtcaccgtcatcgagctggacttcattgggatcatcatcatcatcatctccaccaccgacaccgtcatctccaccgctgcacctcatctccgctgtaacatctagggttgaatcttgattatttcataggggaaactctcccggtgttgattactccttgttattgatgctattgagtgaaaccgttgaaccaaggtttatgttcagattgttattcatcatcatatcacctctgatcatgttccatatgatgtcttgtgagtagttcgtttagtttttgaggacatgggtgaagtctaaatgttagtagtgaactatgttgagtaatatttaatggtttgatatttaagttgtggtgttattcttctagtggtgtcatgtgaacgtcgactacatgatacttcacctttatgggcctaggggaatgcatcttgtattcgtttgctaattgtggggttgccgaagtgacagcaacctaaacccccgttggtatatcgatgcatgagggatagcaggatctcagagtttaaggctgtggttagatttatgttaattactttcttgtatttgtggattcttgcaaggggtttaatcacaagtatgtattagtcctaggaagggcggtgcattagcataggttcacccacacaacacttatcaaaacaatgaagattaatcaactatatgaagcgaaagcactagcctaaatccccatgtgtcctcaagaacgtttggtcactagtagaaaacctctcatccatctaagactttaataccggttcccttacgaaccggtattaaaggtggcATTTGTACCGGTTCGGACGCtcaggcattcgtaccggttcgttacgagctttcgtaccggttcgtgttaggaaccggtacgaaaggtcttcggccagaaTGGCAGGTGAGGGTGGGGCCAAggttggacctttggtaccggtttgtgttagcaaccggtactaaagggtgcctcATATATGCTCACTGCCCCTCCCCTGCCCCCGATCCATTCTCATTTtcatctctctcacatttctaaaacttttgcacctctcacactccaacaaattttcattctttctccaccattttaacaagattaacgacctccatctatccaagggttagcaatatcatcctttcttccagcgttcctaatttagctcatttctttggtagtttaactcgtactatttttctagtgctagcaaggtgtttgatgaaatgcctaagttagggattttactttttttataatcaatttgagctgaaattatggtatattttgtaggttttaattagtatcatccccgtcctcaccgccgtcgatcgctagcgtcgtcccctagccggcaccgtacaacctcggtgagcctcttcttttttataaaaaaacttagttttatgtgatgaacttgaatattaattaagttggtcactcatatatccatgatgttgtgtaattaatgatttttgatatacatataaaatgcagatgagtcgacaatggatgtacggtgaccggtgccatcccgagttcattatcggcatgcattattttctcaacgtggctgaggcaaacaggcggtcgaatggtttcatgtattgtccatgtagttcctgtaagaatatgaaggattactctacctcgaagacccttcacgtccacctgctggagaatggtttcatgcccagctataattgttggaccaagcacggagaaagaggggttatattggaagacaacgaagaagaagaggatagtgacaactatcccttattcactgaagacggtggtagtagaatgggggaagacgaagctgaagaagagctcattttcgatgagccgatttttgatgacccggatgacgatttgggtcgggccattcttgatgcgaagatgaactcgcggaaatgaaaaggagaggttgaagttggagaaaatgttagaggatcacaacaaactgttgtacccaaattgcgaaaatggtcgagaaaaagctgggtaccacgctggaattgctgcgatggaaggcgagagaatggtacttccgacaagggatttgaaaagttgctgaaaataataaagaagatgcttccggggtagaacgtgttgccctctagcacgtacgaagcaaagaaggttgtctgccctctaggattagaggtgcggaagatacatgcatgcatcaatgactcgcatcctctaccgcggggagtacgagaatttgaatgcatgcccggtatgtagtgcattgaggtataagatcaggcgagatgacctcggcgatgttgagggtgagtccacccccaggaagagggttctcgcgaaggtgatgtggtatgctcctataataccacggttgaaacgtttgttccggaacaaagagcatgccaagttgttgcgatggcacaaagtggaccgtaagaaagatgtgatgctaagacaccccgccgacgggtcgcggtggagaaaaatcgacagagagttcaagtcattttcagatgacgcaaggaacttaagatttggtctaagtacgagatggctttaatcctttcggggagcagagctccgatcatagcacctggccggtgactctatgtatctctaaccttcctccttggttgtgcatgaagcggaagttcattatgatgccggtgctcatccagggcccgaagcaacccggcaacgacattgatgtgtacactgaggccattggttgaagaacttttagagttgtggcgtgacgaaggtgtaccgtgtgggatgagcacgaacaaaaggaatttaacctacgagcgttgttatttgtaaccatcaatgattggcctgctcttggtaacatttcagggcggtcaaacaagggatacaatgcatgcacacactcgtttaggtgagaccgatagtaattatttgggaaacaagaatgtgtacacggggcatcgtcgatttcttccaaaacaacatcacgtaagaaagagaggaaagcatttcggaggtgaggcagtataaccgaacgaagcctacccgccctaatggggaagttatatatgatatggtcaaggatttaaaagtgatctttggaaagggtcccggcggacaatctgttccgcatgatgttgacggacacgtacccatgtggaagaagaagtcgatattttgggagctaccctactggaaattcttagaggttcactcgcaatcgacgtgatgcacgtgacgaaaaatcattgcgtgaacctgctaaacttcttgggcgtgtatgggaagacaaaagatacaccggatgcacggcaggaccagcaaagtatccacgaaggaaacaactcgaatccagagaagtatcaaggtcccgccagcctatgctcttaccaaagaggagaaggagatcttttttgaagtcccgagtagcatcaaggtcccgtccggcttctcgtcgaatataaagggaataataaacatgtcggagaaaaagtttcaaaacctaaagtctcatgactgccacgtgattatgacacaattacttccggttgcattgagggggcttcgccggaaaatgttcgagtacccattgtgaagctatgtgcgttcctcaatgcaatttctcgaaggtgatcaatccacttactctacaaaatttacgaaggatgtggtccaatgtctagtcggcttcgagttggtgttcccaccatccttcttcaatattaagacacatctcctagttcacccggtcgaagagattggcgttctcggtcccgtatttctacacaacatgttcccctttgagagattcatgggagtcttaaagaagtacgttcataaccgtgctaggccgaaggaagcatctccaagggctatggaacgagaggaggtcattgagttttgtgttgactttattcccgaccttaagccgatcggtgttcctgaatcgcgctatgaggggagactgcgtggaaaaggcacgctaggaaagaaatcagcaacgtgtatggacggacattctttcactcaagcacactacacagttctacataattccatcttggtggctccgtacaaagaggaacacaaggagatcttacgctctaaatacccggagcaacgtgaagattggattgatggagaacacatgaagactttcggcggttggttgcaaacacgtctcatgaatgtcaccgatgacgagcagctgtacttgttggccaagcaaccatcttctactatatcgacttttcaagggtacgagattaatgggaacacattttacactttcgcccaagacaaaaagagcaccaaccaaaacagtggtgtccgctttgatgcgagaagatggcaatgggaacaaggtcacatattatgggtacatagaggagatatgggaacttgactatggacctaatttcaaggtccctttgttccggtgtaaatggttcaactcgaaagacggggtacaggtagacccgcgatacggaatgactacgagtggatttcaagaatcttgggtacgacaccgaaccattcgtcctagcctgtgaagtggctcaggttttttatgtgaaggatatgtctagcaaaccgaaaaaaagaaaagaaaggcaagaggacacatcatacgatgagccaaagcggcacatagttctttcaggaaaaagaaacatcgtgggagtagaggacaagacagacatgtcggaagattataataagtttgacgatattccacccttcaaggtaaaaattgacccaagcatcatcttaaacaatgaagattgtccatggttgcgtcgcaagtaagaagaaagggaaacgggcgaagaaaactcagaagactagaggagatggagtataacttgtgtatctcaatatggaaatcacttttgtgtaatgatgttactatatgtaagatattaacaatggagatggttggcttgttttactagttaagtcacgggcttgcagggcggaacttccgaatatgccatatatagggcatgtgcaccaagggcatattcgagaagttccgccacgggagatttcccaaccctttccgcaacattgttagaggagatggagtcttccacgggcttgcaggaaaaaaattccgaggcggaacttccgaagatgccatatggcgtgtgcaccaaggtcatcttcgacaagttccgccacgggagatttcccaaccctttccccaacattgttagaggagatggagtcttccacgggcttgcagggaaatttttccgaggcggaacttccgaagatgccatagggcgtgtgcaccaagggcatcttcgacaagttccgccacgggagatttcccaaccctttcctccatccatggtgatgaaattctccatccatgttggcttgttgagctgcttcccatggtgtatcgatgctccttttataggcagagcgtccttatcctgccgatagctttagtaccggttgcagatacgaaccggtactaaaggttacccacgcgtccttatcccaccgacagggcgtcgtgcgctacatactttatctcatcgagcagagcgtccttatcctgccgacagctttagtaccggttgcagacacgaaccggtactaaaggttacccacgcgtccttatcccaccgacagggcgtcgtgcgctacatactttatctcatcgagcagggcgtccttatcccgccgacagctttagtaccggttgcacccaccaaccggtactaaaggttacccacgcgtccttatcccaccgacgggcgtcgtgcgctacatactatatctcatcgagcagggcgtccttatcctgccgacggctttagtaccggttgcacccaccaaccggtactaaaggtttgcctcgatctgtcttcccgcctattttcttcccgcgctttccaccggttcccgcctctgtcttcccgccattttttcactatatatatgtaggcttggccaccatttacatatcacatctagactcatatctcgcaaacctcatcattctctcccatggcttccatcgcatctctaaccccccgggaggtggaggcgctttgcgcctcgaactacccctgcccgccgggctaccgcgtcccgaccggctggttgctaagcgtcggaggcgtaccggtccctccagtccctctaggtgtggcgcgcgagatggccatcacgaaccactactacttcgagctcacgccagagcagcggaggaatccccagtggcatcccgactacagcccaacttgggaaagcttcttcatcaatcggcgtgagagggcgcttgccaggcacgaggagggcggcccgcctcctccgaacatcaacgaggccggccgtcggctgtggtggcgtggccggactctccagggcgtcatggcctaccgtggcccccgcctgcgctaccctcagtcccagcccacgcgtgctcacccgccgacgttcgagtaccgcgaccccgatgccagcgacgatgatgacggcgactacgacgactacagtggcgactactacagggctaggcacgagtatgactgaatgactccaacagtagaatttggccatgtatctttaattttccgttaagctatgtacttttaattcgagttcactcGTAATAAatttttattcccgccctttctttcccgccttttttctcccacgcgcggcgtcgtggcgggaaagtttcccgcgcgacgtcgtacgtggcgggaaactttcccgcgcggacggcgtcgtgacgggagtaaagaaaacaaatagaaaagaaatataaaagaaaaggaaagaaaagaaatagaaaagaaaaagaaaagcaatagcaaataataaaaagaaaagaaatagaaaataaaagaaaaagaaacagaaaagtaaaaaaagaaacagaaaagtaaaaaagaaacagaaaagaaaaaaagaaatagaaaagaaaaggaaagaaaaaaatagaaaagaaaaggaaagaaaagaaaagaaaagaaaaagaaacagaaaagtaaaaagaaacagaaaagtaaaaaagaaacagaaaagaaaacaacaaaagaaaagaaaacagcaaaagaaaaagaaaaaaaaatacctttggtaccggttggtaccaccaaccggtacgaaagacctttcgtaccggttggtggggttCCCCTGTGTTACACTTAGCCGCGCGGGCAAAATTTCCCCCATCTTCTCcattctcccctcctcctccggcagACGCGCAGAGACCCGCGCCCACGCCGTCGTCGCCCACGCCGTCCGCCGCGCCCACGCCATCGCCATCTTCGCCGCAGAGCCgacgcgccgtcgccgtcgcccacgccttcgccttcgccttcgcccgcCGCACTCCCCTCCTCCGCGCGCCGGCAACCCGGCCAAGGTGAGCACGCTGCCCCTCtacccctcctcctccggcgctaTCGCCCGCCCCTctacccctcctcctccgccgcgctccacgccgcgcgcgccgctgcgAGACCAGGATGGAGACGCGACAGACGGAGACGCCTACGCCGGCGCCAAGGCCAGCGCCGCCGCTTCGTCGCCACCGCGCGCGTAGACTGTTCGACAAAATGTCGATGCGGCCCCTCGCCGTCAGCGAGCTGCCGCGGCCCTCCGACACGCGCACCGCCCAGCCCTGCGCCGTGCCCACCCGCGCGCGCGCTGCCGCCGCTTAGGACACGGGGCCGGCGCTGCCGCCGTCGGACACGGAGGCGGCCCACTTGGTCCCCTGCAGGCTGGCGTCGAGCAGCGCGGCCTGCTGGCCGATGTCGGAGTCGGCGACGAAGCCGCCGAAGCGGCGCACGGCGGCGTACCTGGCCCCGGCCCACCTCTGCACGGTCAGGCCGTCGGCGGCCGGCGGGTCCGCCTGGTTCTTGGCCGGCACGTAGAAGCTGACGACGAAGGAGGAGGCGCAGAATGGCCCGTCGCTGGGCGCCACCTTGGTGAGCACCGACGCCGTCATCTCGATCATCTCGTTGTAGGCGTTCTTCCCCTGGATGTACTTGAAAAGCCTGGCCCGGACAGAAACA from Lolium rigidum isolate FL_2022 unplaced genomic scaffold, APGP_CSIRO_Lrig_0.1 contig_7894_1, whole genome shotgun sequence encodes the following:
- the LOC124682263 gene encoding uncharacterized protein LOC124682263, encoding MIEMTASVLTKVAPSDGPFCASSFVVSFYVPAKNQADPPAADGLTVQRWAGARYAAVRRFGGFVADSDIGQQAALLDASLQGTKWAASVSDGGSAGPVS